From Pongo pygmaeus isolate AG05252 chromosome 1, NHGRI_mPonPyg2-v2.0_pri, whole genome shotgun sequence, one genomic window encodes:
- the MED8 gene encoding mediator of RNA polymerase II transcription subunit 8 isoform X1 encodes MKPSRRRLLTGKPEVEIVAAAPAAAMQREEKQLEASLDALLSQVADLKNSLGSFICKLENEYGRLTWPSVLDSFALLSGQLNTLNKVLKHEKTPLFRNQVIIPLVLSPDRDEDLMRQTEGRVPVFSHEVVPDHLRTKPDPEVEEQEKQLTTDAARIGADAAQKQIQSLNKMCSNLLEKISKEERESESGGLRPNKQTFNPTDTNALVAAVAFGKGLSNWRPSGSSGPGQAGQPGAGTILAGTSGLQQVQMAGAPSQQQPMLSGVQMAQAGQPGKMPSGIKTNIKSASMHPYQRLECSGATLAHCNLHLPAQVILPLQPPSSCDYRHAPPYHANFLIFGRDWFRHIAQAGLKLLSSSDPPASASQSAGIIVGMSHHTQPACMHY; translated from the exons ATGAAGCCTTCTCGTAGGCGTTTGCTGACTGGAAAACCGGAAGTGGAAATCGTTGCAGCCGCCCCGGCCGCCGCAATGCAG agagaggagaagcagcttgAGGCATCATTAGATGCACTGCTGAGTCAAGTGGCTGATCTGAAGAACTCACTGGGGAGTTTCATTTGCAAGTTGGAGAACGAGTATGGCCGGCTGACCTG GCCATCTGTCCTGGACAGCTTTGCCTTGCTTTCTGGACAGTTGAACACTCTGAACAAGGTCTTGAAGCATGAAAAAACACCGCTGTTCCGTAACCAGGTCATCATTCCTCTGGTGTTGTCTCCAGACCGAGATGAAGATCTCATg CGGCAGACTGAAGGACGGGTTCCTGTTTTCAGCCATGAGGTAGTCCCTGACCATCTGAGAACCAAGCCTGACCCTGAAGTGGAAGAACAGGAGAAGCAACTGACGACAGATGCTGCCCGCATTGGTGCAGATGCAGCCCAG AAGCAGATCCAGAGCTTGAATAAAATGTGTTCAAACCTTCTggagaaaatcagcaaagaggaGCGAGAATCAGAGAGTGGAG GTCTCCGGCCGAACAAGCAGACCTTTAACCCTACAGACACTAATGCCTTGGTGGCAGCTGTTGCCTTCGGGAAAGGACTATCTAATTGGAGACCTTCAGGCAGCAGTGGTCCTGGCCAGGCAGGCCAGCCAGGAGCTGGGACGATCCTTGCAGGAACCTCAGGATTACAGCAGGTGCAGATGGCAGGAGCTCCAAGCCAGCAGCAGCCAATGCTCAGTGGGGTACAAATGGCTCAGGCAGGTCAACCAG GGAAAATGCCAAGTGGAATAAAAACCAACATCAAGTCGGCTTCCATGCATCCCTACCAGCG gttagagtgcagtggtgcgaccttggctcactgcaacctccatctcccggctcaagtgatcctcccacttcagcccccaagtagctgtgactacaggcatgcgccaccataccacgctaattttttaatttttggtagagattggtttcgccacattgcccaagctggtctcaaactcctgagctcaagtgatcctcctgcctcagcctcccaaagtgctgggattatagtaggcatgagccaccacacccagccagcatgCATGCATTATTAA
- the ELOVL1 gene encoding very long chain fatty acid elongase 1 isoform X2, protein MSGWLSTYTWRCDPVDYSNSPEALRMVRVAWLFLFSKFIELMDTVIFILRKKDGQVTFLHVFHHSVLPWSWWWGVKIAPGGMGSFHAMINSSVHVIMYLYYGLSAFGPVAQPYLWWKKHMTAIQLIQFVLVSLHISQYYFMSTCNYQYPVIIHLIWMYGTIFFVLFSNFWYHSYTKGKRLPRALQQNGAPGIAKVKAN, encoded by the exons ATGTCGGGCTGGCTGAGCACCTATACCTGGCGCTGTGACCCTGTGGACTATTCCAACAGCCCTGAGGCACTTAGG ATGGTTCGGGTGGCCTGGCTCTTCCTCTTCTCCAAGTTCATTGAGCTGATGGACACA GTGATCTTTATTCTCCGAAAGAAAGATGGGCAGGTGACCTTCCTACATGTCTTCCATCACTCTGTGCTTCCCTGGAGCTGGTGGTGGGGGGTAAAGATTGCCCCGG GAGGAATGGGCTCTTTCCATGCCATGATAAACTCTTCTGTGCATGTCATAATGTACCTGTACTACGGATTGTCTGCCTTTGGCCCTGTGGCACAACCCTACCTTTGGTGGAAAAAGCACATGACAGCCATTCAGCTG ATCCAGTTTGTCCTGGTCTCACTGCACATCTCCCAGTACTACTTTATGTCCACCTGTAACTACCAGTACCCAGTCATTATTCACCTCATCTGGATGTATGGCACCATCTTCTTCGTGCTGTTCTCCAACTTCTGGTATCACTCTTATACCAAGGGCAAGCGGCTGCCCCGTGCACTTCAGCAAAATGGAGCTCCAGGTATTGCCAAGGTCAAGGCCAACTGA
- the ELOVL1 gene encoding very long chain fatty acid elongase 1 isoform X1, producing the protein MEAVVNLYQEMMKHADPRIQGYPLMGSPLLMTSILLTYVYFVLSLGPRIMANRKPFQLRGFMIVYNFSLVALSLYIVYEFLMSGWLSTYTWRCDPVDYSNSPEALRMVRVAWLFLFSKFIELMDTVIFILRKKDGQVTFLHVFHHSVLPWSWWWGVKIAPGGMGSFHAMINSSVHVIMYLYYGLSAFGPVAQPYLWWKKHMTAIQLIQFVLVSLHISQYYFMSTCNYQYPVIIHLIWMYGTIFFVLFSNFWYHSYTKGKRLPRALQQNGAPGIAKVKAN; encoded by the exons ATGGAGGCTGTTGTGAACTTGTACCAAGAGATGATGAAGCACGCAG ATCCCCGGATCCAGGGCTACCCTCTGATGGGGTCCCCTTTGCTAATGACCTCCATCCTCCTGACCTACGTGTACTTCGTTCTCTCACTTGGGCCTCGCATCATGGCTAATCGGAAGCCCTTCCAGCTCCGTGGCTTCATGATTGTCTACAACTTCTCACTGGTGGCACTCTCCCTCTACATTGTCTATGAG TTCCTGATGTCGGGCTGGCTGAGCACCTATACCTGGCGCTGTGACCCTGTGGACTATTCCAACAGCCCTGAGGCACTTAGG ATGGTTCGGGTGGCCTGGCTCTTCCTCTTCTCCAAGTTCATTGAGCTGATGGACACA GTGATCTTTATTCTCCGAAAGAAAGATGGGCAGGTGACCTTCCTACATGTCTTCCATCACTCTGTGCTTCCCTGGAGCTGGTGGTGGGGGGTAAAGATTGCCCCGG GAGGAATGGGCTCTTTCCATGCCATGATAAACTCTTCTGTGCATGTCATAATGTACCTGTACTACGGATTGTCTGCCTTTGGCCCTGTGGCACAACCCTACCTTTGGTGGAAAAAGCACATGACAGCCATTCAGCTG ATCCAGTTTGTCCTGGTCTCACTGCACATCTCCCAGTACTACTTTATGTCCACCTGTAACTACCAGTACCCAGTCATTATTCACCTCATCTGGATGTATGGCACCATCTTCTTCGTGCTGTTCTCCAACTTCTGGTATCACTCTTATACCAAGGGCAAGCGGCTGCCCCGTGCACTTCAGCAAAATGGAGCTCCAGGTATTGCCAAGGTCAAGGCCAACTGA
- the LOC134737717 gene encoding collagen, type I, alpha 1a-like, whose protein sequence is MGSPAGPLTHVCALPGHARIPSLLAPPPSGLLAAHRRQGPGQGEGANTGSSLTHRGRGGPRGGRPLIGRPAGPEAGSAGSTGAGAGAGRRVPAGSAAARAPHPFPRRPGPPWAVAEAWPPREYAVSSRRAAQGPALSPGDCSPARLHICGSRPSSGLGGGFGLALKELPLLHVHQTFMDHPPSLHSRGLQSIWLNHFGSQCEESTERRPALAATRINWGAFKISVPGSHLQIDARWLFLMGSG, encoded by the exons ATGGGCTCACCTGCGGGGCCACTCACACACGTGTGCGCGCTGCCTGGCCACGCTCGGATCCCCTCCTTACTTGCTCCCCCACCATCGGGCTTGCTGGCCGCCCATCGCCGGCAGGGCCCAGGCCAGGGCGAGGGCGCCAACACAGGTTCCTCCCTGACACAT AGGGGGAGGGGCGGGCCGCGCGGGGGGCGCCCGCTGATTGGGCGGCCAGCGGGGCCGGAGGCCGGCAGCGCAGGCTCGACcggggcgggggcaggggcggGCCGCCGGGTCCCAGCAGGAAGCGCCGCGGCCCGGgctccccaccccttccctcgCCGCCCGGGCCCGCCCTGGGCAGTTGCAGAGGCCTGGCCACCTCGGGAGTACGCCGTCTCTTCCCGACGTGCAGCCCAGGGCCCGGCCCTGTCCCCGGGTGACTGCTCCCCGGCAAGACTGCACATCTGTGGCAGCAGGCCCAGCTCAGGGCTCGGGGGAGGGTTCGGCCTTGCCCTCAAAGAGCTCCCTCTCCTGCATG TTCATCAGACGTTTATGGACCACCCACCGTCCCTGCACTCACGGGGCTTGCAGTCTATCTGGCTGAATCACTTTGGCAGCCAGTGTGAGGAGAGCACAGAAAGGAGACCAG CCCTGGCTGCAACTAGAATCaactggggagcttttaaaatatcagtgCCTGGCTCTCACCTCCAGATTGATGCTAGATGGTTGTTCTTAATGGGAAGTGGCTGA
- the CDC20 gene encoding cell division cycle protein 20 homolog, with protein MAQFAFESDLHSLLQLDAPIPNAPPARWQRKAKEAAGPAPSPMRAANRSHSAGRTPGRTPGKSSSKVQTTPSKPGGDRYIPHRSAAQMEVASFLLSKENQPENSQTPTKKEHQKAWALNLNGFDVEEAKILRLSGKPQNAPEGYQNRLKVLYSQKATPGSSRKTCRYIPSLPDRILDAPEIRNDYYLNLVDWSSGNVLAVALDNSVYLWSASSGDILQLLQMEQPGEYVSSVAWIKEGNYLAVGTSSAEVQLWDVQQQKRLRNMTSHSARVGSLSWNSYILSSGSRSGHIHHHDVRVAEHHVATLSGHSQEVCGLRWAPDGRHLASGGNDNLVNVWPSAPGEGGWVPLQTFTQHQGAVKAVAWCPWQSNVLATGGGTSDRHIRIWNVCSGACLSAVDAHSQVCSILWSPHYKELISGHGFAQNQLVIWKYPTMAKVAELKGHTSRVLSLTMSPDGATVASAAADETLRLWRCFELDPARRREREKASAAKSSLIHQGIR; from the exons ATGGCACAGTTCGCGTTCGAGAGTGACCTGCACTCGCTGCTTCAGCTGGATGCACCCATCCCCAATGCACCCCCTGCGCGCTGGCAGCGCAAAGCCAAGGAAGCCGCAGGCCCGGCCCCCTCACCCATGCGGGCCGCCAACCGATCCCACAGCGCCGGCAGGACTCCGGGCCGAACTCCTG GCAAATCCAGTTCCAAGGTTCAGACCACTCCTAGCAAACCTGGCGGTGACCGCTATATCCCCCATCGCAGTGCTGCCCAGATGGAGGTGGCCAGCTTCCTCCTGAGCAAGGAGAACCAGCCTGAAAACAGCCAGACGCCCACCAAGAAG GAACATCAGAAAGCCTGGGCTTTGAACCTGAACGGTTTTGATGTAGAGGAAGCCAAGATCCTTCGGCTCAGTGGAAAACCACAAAATGCGCCAGAGG GTTACCAGAACAGACTGAAAGTACTCTACAGCCAAAAGGCCACTCCTGGCTCCAGCCGGAAGACCTGCCGTTACATTCCTTCCCTGCCAGACCGTATCCTGGATGCGCCTGAAATCCGAAATGACTATT ACCTGAACCTTGTGGATTGGAGCTCTGGGAATGTACTGGCCGTGGCACTGGACAACAGTGTGTACCTGTGGAGCGCAAGCTCTGGTGACATCCTGCAGCTTTTGCAAATGGAGCAGCCTGGGGAATATGTATCCTCTGTGGCCTGGATCAAAGAGGGCAACTACTTGGCTGTGGGCACCAGCAGTGCTGAGGTGCAG CTATGGGATGTGCAGCAGCAGAAACGGCTTCGAAATATGACCAGTCACTCTGCCCGAGTGGGCTCCCTAAGCTGGAACAGCTATATCCTGTCCAG TGGTTCACGTTCTGGCCACATCCACCACCATGATGTTCGGGTAGCAGAACACCATGTGGCCACACTGAGTGGCCACAGCCAGGAAGTGTGTGGGCTGCGCTGGGCCCCAGATGGACGACATTTGGCCAGTGGTGGCAATGATAACTTGGTCAATGTGTGGCCTAGTGCTCCTGGAGAGGGTGGCTGGGTTCCTCTGCAGACATTCACCCAGCATCAAGGGGCTGTCAAG GCCGTAGCATGGTGTCCCTGGCAGTCCAATGTCCTGGCAACAGGAGGGGGCACCAGTGATCGACACATTCGCATCTGGAACGTGTGCTCTGGGGCCTGTCTGAGTGCCGTAGATGCCCATTCCCAG GTGTGCTCCATCCTCTGGTCTCCCCACTACAAGGAGCTCATCTCAGGCCATGGCTTTGCACAGAACCAGCTAGTTATTTGGAAGTACCCAACCATGGCCAAGGTGGCTGAACTCAAAG GTCACACATCCCGGGTCCTAAGTCTGACCATGAGCCCAGATGGGGCCACAGTGGCATCCGCAGCAGCAGATGAGACCCTGAGGCTATGGCGCTGTTTTGAGTTGGACCCTGCGCGGCGGCGGGAGCGGGAGAAGGCCAGTGCAGCCAAAAGCAGCCTCATCCACCAAGGCATCCGCTGA
- the MED8 gene encoding mediator of RNA polymerase II transcription subunit 8 isoform X2 — MKPSRRRLLTGKPEVEIVAAAPAAAMQREEKQLEASLDALLSQVADLKNSLGSFICKLENEYGRLTWPSVLDSFALLSGQLNTLNKVLKHEKTPLFRNQVIIPLVLSPDRDEDLMRQTEGRVPVFSHEVVPDHLRTKPDPEVEEQEKQLTTDAARIGADAAQKQIQSLNKMCSNLLEKISKEERESESGGLRPNKQTFNPTDTNALVAAVAFGKGLSNWRPSGSSGPGQAGQPGAGTILAGTSGLQQVQMAGAPSQQQPMLSGVQMAQAGQPGKMPSGIKTNIKSASMHPYQR, encoded by the exons ATGAAGCCTTCTCGTAGGCGTTTGCTGACTGGAAAACCGGAAGTGGAAATCGTTGCAGCCGCCCCGGCCGCCGCAATGCAG agagaggagaagcagcttgAGGCATCATTAGATGCACTGCTGAGTCAAGTGGCTGATCTGAAGAACTCACTGGGGAGTTTCATTTGCAAGTTGGAGAACGAGTATGGCCGGCTGACCTG GCCATCTGTCCTGGACAGCTTTGCCTTGCTTTCTGGACAGTTGAACACTCTGAACAAGGTCTTGAAGCATGAAAAAACACCGCTGTTCCGTAACCAGGTCATCATTCCTCTGGTGTTGTCTCCAGACCGAGATGAAGATCTCATg CGGCAGACTGAAGGACGGGTTCCTGTTTTCAGCCATGAGGTAGTCCCTGACCATCTGAGAACCAAGCCTGACCCTGAAGTGGAAGAACAGGAGAAGCAACTGACGACAGATGCTGCCCGCATTGGTGCAGATGCAGCCCAG AAGCAGATCCAGAGCTTGAATAAAATGTGTTCAAACCTTCTggagaaaatcagcaaagaggaGCGAGAATCAGAGAGTGGAG GTCTCCGGCCGAACAAGCAGACCTTTAACCCTACAGACACTAATGCCTTGGTGGCAGCTGTTGCCTTCGGGAAAGGACTATCTAATTGGAGACCTTCAGGCAGCAGTGGTCCTGGCCAGGCAGGCCAGCCAGGAGCTGGGACGATCCTTGCAGGAACCTCAGGATTACAGCAGGTGCAGATGGCAGGAGCTCCAAGCCAGCAGCAGCCAATGCTCAGTGGGGTACAAATGGCTCAGGCAGGTCAACCAG GGAAAATGCCAAGTGGAATAAAAACCAACATCAAGTCGGCTTCCATGCATCCCTACCAGCGGTGA
- the MED8 gene encoding mediator of RNA polymerase II transcription subunit 8 isoform X3, with the protein MRQTEGRVPVFSHEVVPDHLRTKPDPEVEEQEKQLTTDAARIGADAAQKQIQSLNKMCSNLLEKISKEERESESGGLRPNKQTFNPTDTNALVAAVAFGKGLSNWRPSGSSGPGQAGQPGAGTILAGTSGLQQVQMAGAPSQQQPMLSGVQMAQAGQPGKMPSGIKTNIKSASMHPYQR; encoded by the exons ATg CGGCAGACTGAAGGACGGGTTCCTGTTTTCAGCCATGAGGTAGTCCCTGACCATCTGAGAACCAAGCCTGACCCTGAAGTGGAAGAACAGGAGAAGCAACTGACGACAGATGCTGCCCGCATTGGTGCAGATGCAGCCCAG AAGCAGATCCAGAGCTTGAATAAAATGTGTTCAAACCTTCTggagaaaatcagcaaagaggaGCGAGAATCAGAGAGTGGAG GTCTCCGGCCGAACAAGCAGACCTTTAACCCTACAGACACTAATGCCTTGGTGGCAGCTGTTGCCTTCGGGAAAGGACTATCTAATTGGAGACCTTCAGGCAGCAGTGGTCCTGGCCAGGCAGGCCAGCCAGGAGCTGGGACGATCCTTGCAGGAACCTCAGGATTACAGCAGGTGCAGATGGCAGGAGCTCCAAGCCAGCAGCAGCCAATGCTCAGTGGGGTACAAATGGCTCAGGCAGGTCAACCAG GGAAAATGCCAAGTGGAATAAAAACCAACATCAAGTCGGCTTCCATGCATCCCTACCAGCGGTGA